One window of Syngnathus acus chromosome 16, fSynAcu1.2, whole genome shotgun sequence genomic DNA carries:
- the ino80c gene encoding INO80 complex subunit C: MASQIPITIKSQQLAAGPAALRGKKRPGSPAVSAAQPTGGGTKKKKAPLMMTQLAPNQMSVVEVVPDMKPVGLVETTPLTSTSTEGTVKPPPFKDPSFMHSGIGGAAAGKKNRTWKNLKQILVLERTLPWTLDDPNYYNIDAPPSLKPSKKYSDISGLPASYTDPQTKLRFTSTEEFSYIRLLPTDVVTGYLALRKATCIVP, translated from the exons ATGGCATCTCAGATCCCGATTACGATCAAGAGCCAGCAGTTGGCCGCCGGCCCTGCAGCACTGCGGGGGAAGAAACGTCCCGGTAGTCCGGCGGTGTCCGCCGCCCAGCCAACCGGCGGGGgcaccaagaagaagaaagctcCGCTAATGATGACACAACTCGCACCGAATCAG ATGTCAGTGGTAGAAGTTGTCCCTGACATGAAGCCGGTTGGATTGGTGGAGACCACGCCGTTAACAAGCACCAGCACAGAAGGCACAGTAAAGCCACCACCTTTCAAGGACCCTTCATTTATG CACTCTGGGATCGGCGGAGCGGCAGCTGGCAAAAAGAACAGAACCTGGAAGAATCTCAAACAAATTCTGGTTCTGGAACGTACTCTACCCTGGACGCTCGATGACCCGAACT ACTACAACATTGATGCTCCTCCCTCTCTGAAACCATCCAAAAAATACTCGGACATCTCGGGACTACCC GCAAGTTACACAGACCCGCAGACCAAACTTCGCTTCACCTCCACAGAGGAATTCTCCTACATCCGCCTCCTTCCCACAGATGTCGTCACAGGTTACCTGGCCCTGCGGAAGGCAACTTGCATCGTACCCTGA
- the trim35-29 gene encoding tripartite motif containing 35-29: MASHVEASLECPACLEIFKDPVMLPCTHSICKDCLQKWPKQKGSYSCPICRTEFNSIDLPLNLALRNVCEAFSLASIESKDISSFCQECLRKWSEQKGGHSCPSCRTKVNSMEMPMSFALRNVCEAVSLGSIESKDICSLHKEKLKLFCLDHQELVCIICKDSEIHDGHKVRPIDEFAKGYKEKLQEVLQDAKKSLEVHNKKRDNWNQCSEYIKVQRERVESKIKKDFEELRRFLQVEEEARLSAVREEERNKTQMMKEKIQALSTDMATLSDMIRTAEDQLLSDVFVMKNFQTAMSTFQLPVLSEQLPRGSLLDEAKHVGNLKFTAWEKMKEIVSYSPVILDPNTAGVRLSLSEDLTSMSAGEQKQHHQNPEWFSENIQRPQNPEWFSENLVRGSALALRTCTSIWDFEC, translated from the exons ATGGCAAGCCACGTCGAGGCCAGTCTCGAATGTCCGGCCTGTTTGGAGATCTTTAAAGATCCTGTCATGCTGCCGTGTACTCACAGCATCTGCAAAGACTGTCTCCAGAAATGGCCGAAACAGAAAGGCAGTTACTCCTGTCCAATCTGTAGAACAGAGTTTAATTCCATCGATTTGCCTTTGAACTTGGCACTGAGGAACGTGTGTGAGGCTTTTTCACTAGCCTCAATTGAGTCGAAGGACATCTCCAGCTTCTGCCAAGAGTGTCTCCGGAAATGGTCGGAGCAGAAAGGCGGTCACTCCTGTCCAAGCTGTAGAACAAAGGTTAATTCCATGGAGATGCCTATGAGCTTCGCACTGAGGAACGTGTGTGAGGCTGTTTCACTAGGCTCAATCGAGTCAAAGGACATCTGCAGCTTGCACAAGGAGAAACTCAAACTCTTCTGTTTGGACCACCAGGAGCTTGTGTGCATCATCTGCAAAGATTCAGAAATCCACGATGGGCACAAGGTCCGTCCCATTGATGAATTTGCAAAAGGTTACAAAGAGAAACTCCAGGAAGTCCTGCAGGATGCAAAGAAGAGCCTGGAAGTTCATAACAAGAAAAGGGACAACTGGAATCAATGCTCCGAGTACATCAAGGTTCAGAGGGAGCGTGTGGAAAGCAAGATTAAGAAAGATTTTGAGGAGCTTCGTCGCTTCCTGCAGGTTGAGGAGGAGGCCAGGTTGTCTGCTGTGAGGGAGGAAGAGAGGAACAAGACTCAGATGATGAAGGAGAAAATTCAGGCTCTCAGCACAGACATGGCCACTCTCTCAGACATGATCAGAACCGCAGAGGATCAGCTCTTGTCTGACGTTTTCGTCATGAAGAACTTCCAAACTGCAATGAGCACATTCCAGTTACCTGTCTTGTCCGAGCAGCTCCCAAGGGGATCTCTCCTGGATGAAGCCAAACACGTGGGCAACCTCAAGTTCACTGCATGGGAAAAAATGAAGGAGATTGTTTCCTACAGTCCCGTCATTCTGGACCCTAACACAGCCGGTGTAAGACTCAGTCTGTCTGAAGATCTGACCAGCATGAGTGCCGGTGAACAAAAGCAGCATCACCAAAATCCAGAGTGGTTTTCAGAGAACATTCAGCGTCCCCAAAATCCAGAGTGGTTTTCGGAGAACCTTGTGCGCGGTTCTGCTTTGGCCCTGCGTACTTGTACAAGTATCTGGGATTTTGAG TGTTAA